The DNA window ACTCAGATCGCGGGATACAAGGCGCCCCGTACAGCCTCGTTCGTTGATGCGCTCCCTCTCTCAGGTGCTGGCAAGGTGCTCAAACGCGAACTGCGAAAACAGTTCCGGCAAGAGTGCACAAGCACTAGCCGGGGTCGATAGGTGCCCTTGCAGCGCGCCCCGCGGCCATCGACGCGGCTGCCTCCAAAGGATTTCCCTAGACGCCCTGGGCAGGCCGTCAGGACGGGATCGTCATGGCGCGCGTAGAGGTGCCTTACAGACACGAGCTCGGCGGCCACTGCGGGTCCGGTGCCCTCCGCGATCTGACCGAGTGGGCCGGACTCCGTTGGGGTGTGCACGCCCCCCGCGAAGGACTGGTTTTCGCGCTGAGCGGCACGCTGGATTTTTCCTATGCCCGTTCCGACGAGTTATTTCCGCCGGTGTACCTCGTTGGCAGGGGCCCCGATCTCGAAGAGCAATACCTCACTAATGTCGGTGCACAGTTCGAGATTCGCGCCACCGATGACGGCGACCTCGGGTGGAAGTGGGTGACCGATCAACTCGACCGCCGCACCCCCGTGATGGTTTGGGCCGACATTGCTCATCTGCCCTATCTGCGCGCACGGTTGAGCATGAGCCGCCACGACATTGTCATCACCGGCTACGACGACGACCGAGGCGTGGCCTTGGTCGTTGACAACGACCGAGATTCGGTCCAACTGGTCCCCTACGAGGATCTCCGTCGGGCACGGTCTTCGACCGGCTTTCCCGTGCCGACCCGTCACACCGCCTACATCGTCGACTGGCCGACTACGGCGCCGGACTTGGCGGCGATCGCCGGTCCCGCCCTTATCCGAAGCGCGCAGGCGATGGCGGCAATCACCGACAGCCGGGGTCTTACAGTCACTCGCGACCCTGAGGCACAGAAGGATGGACTCGATGGTGTCGAGCATTTCGCCGTCGACGTGGCGGCGTGGCCTGACGCCCTGGACGATCACAACCTCGAAAGCGCCCTGTTTGCGCTGTGGGCGTTCATTGAGAAGGCGGGGACGGGAGGGGGGTTGTTCAGGGCCCTGCAGGCCGACGGCTGTCGAAGCATCGCCAACTTGCTGCATTCCGAAGCCGCCCTGGAGGCGTCGAGGGCTGCTCGGGAGGTGTCGACCGCCTGGACCGAAGTAGCCCGGATGGCTTACAACCCAGGCACCCCACTGCGGGCTCGCGCCGCCGCCACTGCGGCCGCAGCCGAGCGTGTGCCTGACGCCGAAAAGCGGCTCACGGAATCGCTCTTCGCCGCCGGAGCGGCTCTGACGTAACAATTTCCGCCTTGGGCCGGCCGCTGCATTCAGCTTGGCATCTGGGTGCCGAACGTCCACGCAGCGCGGCTTTTGACCCACCGGAGCCATTTTCGAGGGGTACGCTAACGACGGTTAACACTGTTGGTGGCTCCACACGTGTAGCGGTCCGCAACTGGGGCAGCAGGAGGGAACGCTTGGTGCACGGAACAAGGGTCGCCGCACCGGCGTGCGCGGGTAGGACGGCTGGTCGTGTGCCGACAACGAGCGGAAGCGCGCATCAATGCCTTAGTGCGTAGCGGCGCCGGTATCGGCGTGATCGGCAGTGCCGAGTACAAGTAGCACTTCAAGAATGAGTGATGAACATGACGGAACAACGGTCAGTCAAAGTCGCAATCATCGGTGCGGGCATGTCGGGACTGTGCATGGCGATCAAGCTGCAGGACGCCGGCATTGACTCGTACACCATTTTCGAACAGGCCGAGGATGTCGGCGGCACATGGCGAGACAACACCTACCCGGGGCTAACCTGCGATATCCCATCGCGGTATTACTCCTACTCGTTTCGGCCCAACCCGAACTGGTCGCACCTGCTGCCGCCGGGGCCGGAGATCCAGGCCTATTTCCAGCAGGTGGCCGACGAACGGGCCATCCGCCCGCACATCAAGTTCGGCGCCGAGGTCATATCCGCCCGATACGACGACGAGCGGTGGCGGATCACGACCGACGACAGCGAAGAGACATTCGACGTCCTTGTCACCGCGACCGGCGTGCTCCGGGTGCCGCGCTATCCGGACATTCCCGGCCAGGAGAGTTTTGCCGGGCCGGTGTTCCACTCCGCGGAATGGGATCACTCCGTCACCTTGCGGGACAAGCGGGTCGGACTGATCGGGACGGGCTCGACAGGCATACAGATCATTGCCGAACTCGGGGGCAAGGTCAGTCGGCTCACCGTCTTCCAACGCACTGCGCAGTGGGTCTTTCCGATGCCCAATCCGCACTACTCACCGCTGATCCAGGCCGCGTTGACGCGGTGGCCGAGGTTGAACGGCCTGGGCTATTGGTTCTGGGGATTGGTGGTCAGGCGCATCTTCGGCCGCGCGCCGATCCGTCCGGGATTTCAGCGCCGCTTGGTTCAGACGCTATGTCGATGGAACCTGCGACTCTCGGTGCGCGACCCGCAGTTGCGCGCGAAACTCACCCCGAAAGATCAGCCGATGTGCAAGCGCCAGATTATGGCGGGACATTTCTACCGTTCGGTCCAACAACCGGGTGTGGAGGTGATCAACGAGACGATCGACCACATCGAGCCTCGCGGCGTCATCACGGCCGACGGTACCTTGCACGAACTCGACCTGCTGGTCTATGCCACCGGGTTTGACGCCCGGGCCTACGTGCGCCCGCTGACAGTGGTCGGGGAGCGTGGGCTCACCCTCGACGAGGCATGGGCCGATGGCCCCACGGCGTATCGGTCGGTCGCGGTGCCCGGATTCCCAAACTTGTTCATGCTGATGGGTCCGCATTCGCCGATCGGCAACCAGTCACTGATACCGGTCGCCGAGGACCAGGCTGATTATGTGCTGTGGTGGATTAACCGGATCCGTGAGGGCCGCATCGTCGCCGCCGCGCCCACCAAGTTGGCCACCAAGGGCTACAACGACAGCATGAAAGCAGCGATGCCACAAACAATTTGGGTTACCGGTTGCAACAGTTGGTACCTAGGCAAAGATGGGCTTCCCGAATTGTTTCCGTGGACACCCGAGCGGCACCGAGAACTATTGCGTGCACCTGAGATCGCAGATTTCGAACTCCGATGAGACGCGCATCGAAAGCCAATCAAGGTCTTTTCGCGCGGATCCTGTCGCGCTTGGTGCCATGCACGTCATCGGTGAAGATGGTTTGGGGCCCTAACGCGAGCGCAAGCGTCTCGGATCAGGCGGCGGCAGAATTCGGAGCGAGGACGCTACGACGCCCATGGAATGGGGAACGACTTCGCGTGGTCTTTGGTGGTGACGACCAAGCGTGGCCACTGTCCTGGCAACGCTTACGCCCACCGTTATCACGCCGGCGTTTGCCGACTAAGCCATCGAACGCTCCGAGCCGGCGTTAGAACCGCATCAACGAAATCATGCAGGGACCGGCGATTGGTCATCTTCGACAGCAAGCAGGTGTGGTCCTCCACCGCCCGGACGGAACACTTGTGCAAGACGCATATCCTGCTCACCATGTCCACAGAGTCCGTTCGCCTCTCGTTTCGCCAGCACATGCGTGAGCAAGTTCTCAGGGCTGCGCGTGACCTCACTATCGAGAAGGGCTGGCATCGGGTTCGCATGAGTGAAGTCGCCAAGCTTGTCGGCGTGTCCCGCCCGACGCTCTACAAGGAATTCACCGATAAGCAGGGACTGGGTGACGCGCTGGTTGTGTCCGAAGGCGAACGATTCTTGAACGGCATTCACGCAGTTTCGGCACAACACGCCGGAGATGTCCGCGGGGGTATCACCGCCGCGGTGTCGTACACCCTCGAGGAAGCGGAAGCGAGCCCGCTCTTGAAGGCGGTGTTGACGTCAAATCGGCCTACAGACAAAACGGTTTCCGAGACAACCGGTATGTTGCCGCTCCTGCCGACCTCGGCATCGCTGCTGGAGCTATCCTCGGCAGCCCTCGTGACTTGGTTCAACGAGCACTTTCCAGGTCTGGATGCCGATGACGTGCATGAAGTCGCCGATGCGCTGGTGAGGCTCACTGTGAGCCATGTCGTGCTTCCTTCTGCCGATGCAAGTCTGACCGGTGAGCGGATCTCGCGGATCGCCCTTCGCTATTTGGGCGCAGATCCCGCGAGGCCGTTTACACAACGCAGATTTTTGTCTGGATGTTGACTTTATAGAGAAAAGTGTAAACACTGGCGTGGAGACACTAGCTCGGGAGGACCCTCATGACTGTCAGCGCTTCCGCTCCGAAGTCGTCGGTGGAGCGTCGTTCAGCACGTTCGTATGATTCTGCCGACCTGTCCTCGACTGCCTTTTGGGCTGGCACCGCCGCTGACCGTGAGAAGACCTACGCGGAGCTGCGCCGACGCGCCCCCATCAGCTGGCACCCGCGCGTCGAGCACACCATGATCGACGACGAGGACGACCAAGGCTTCTGGGCCGTGGTCACCCACCCGCTACTTGTCGAGGCGACCCGGCGACACGACGATTTCCTGTCTGGTCAAGGCATTGTGATGGAGTCGATCCCGCAGGAACTGCTCGACACCGCGCAAGGCTTCATCGCTATGGACCCGCCGCGGCATACCAAGATTCGACGATTGCTGGCATCCGCATTCACACCGAAGCAAATGCGGCTGACCAGTCACCAGATCGAGGCCAACGCGAAACGGGTCGTCGATGGCCTTGCCCCGCAAGGCGAGGCTGACTTCGTCGACCAGTGCGCCGCGTTGCTGCCGATGCACAACATCTTCGACATGATGGGCGTGCCGGACTCGATGCGCCGCGACATCGCGTGGGAGTCACGGTATGCCGGTGGGTGGAGCGACCCGGAGGTGATGGGCGAAGACCCGGTCATACCTCGCCTGTTCCAAGCGATGGGATTCTTGGGCGATGGCGCCCGCGAAATCATCGCCGCACGTCGCCGGCAGCCCGAAGATGACCTTATGACGAACCTCGTTCAAGCTGAAGTGGACGGCGAACAACTCACCGACGACGAGATCGTCTCGTTTTTCATACTTCTCACGATCGCCGGGAACGACACCACGCGCCAAAGCACCAGTCACGCGATGAAAGCATTGACGGACTTCCCAGACCAAAGAGCTTGGCTCATGGAGGATTTCGACGGACGGATCAAAGGGGCCGTGGAAGAATTCGTCCGGTGGGCCACACCAATCATGACATTTCGCCGGACGGCGGCTCGCGACTGCGAACTGGGCGGGCAGCAGATCACCGAGGGTGACAAGATCATACTTTTCTACAGCTCGGCCAACTGGGACACCACCGTGTTCACTAACCCGGAGAAGTTCGATCTGTCGCGCGACCCTAACCCGCACGTGAGCTTCGGAGGCGGGGGAATCCATCACTGCCTCGGCAACCAGCTGGCCAGGCAGCAACTCGCTGCGCTCTTCAGAGAACTGCTGCACCGCCTGCCTGATATTGAAGTCTGCGGGCCACCCAGCTACACCGTCAGCACGTTCTTCCACGGCGTGAATCACCTTCCCGTCCGCTTCACCCCGAACGCGTAAGGCGGCGTGGTATGAAGATCAGAGTCGACCGCAACCGATGCTCGTCAATCGGAATGTGTGAAGGCCTGGCTCCTGACTTCTTCGAGGTCAGGCACGATGGCCAACTCAATATCGTGAACCCCGAGCCACCGGAATGCCACAGATCACTCATCGAAGAAGCAGTATCGTGCTGCCCCACAGGCGCTCTCGCCGTCGAGGACTGAGACCGCGGTCCTGAGGCAACGCTGACACACCTGCTTGCTGTCGGCGGCGATGGGCTTTCGCCTTCGGGTCAACTAGCCGCTGACACCGTCTGTCACCTACCACACGATGGAGCCGTCACTTATGAGTACTTATGGACTTTCAGTCGTCGCCCCTGAACTTGCCGCGATGAAGGCCACCGCCGCGGCTGCCGACCAGGCCGGGTTCGACGCCGTCTGGGCATCCGAGTTCTACACCCGGTCGGGATCCATCTCGATGGCGGCGATGGCAACCTCGACGAACAGGTGTCGCATCGGGTCGTCAATCCTCTACGGCATCGGACGTAGTCCGCTGGTCTTGGCGACCGAAACACGCGACCTCGACGAACTGTCCGGTGGTCGGGTCGTGCTCGGGATCGGCAACGGCACCAAACGGATGATGAGCGATTGGCACTCTGTCACCGATACCAGCGCCCCCGCCCTGCGCGTCGAGGAACTCGTACCCCTTATCCGGCGCATCTGGAACCTGCACGAAGGACCCGTCCGCCATGAGGGCCGTTTCTACAATATGAATCTCGTCCCCACCGGGCCGGTAGAACCCCCTGCGCGCAATATCCCCATCGTCACCGCCGCCGTGCGGCCGCGAATGTGTGAAGCCGCCGGACGGGTCGCTGACGGCTTGGCCGGGCATCCACTCTTCACCACCGCGTATGTGGAGGAAGTCGTGCGGCCTGCGGTGGCCAAGGGCGCACAACGCACCGGGCGCGACCCTAACGGCGTCGAGATCGTGTCGATGGTGATGTGCTCCATCCACGACGACCCCGAGATCGCTCGTCGCGAGGTAGCGCAGCAGATCGCATTCTACGCCTCGGTCAGGACCTACGAACCGCTGCTCGACTTCTGCGGATTCGCCAAGCAGGGTGCCGTCATCCGAGAAGCCTTCACCCGCAGCGACTTTCAGGCCATGTTCAACGCCGTCACCGATGACATGATCGACGTCATGGGTGTCGCCGGCACCGCTGACGAGGTTCGCAACGGGCTACGCCGCTACGAGGGCGTGCTAGACCACATCATGCTCTACCCACCGTCGGTAGGTACCGCGCCTGAGCGGGTCGGACAGAACGTCGATGATCTCATCAAGCATTGCGCCCCGCCCAATATGCCTCCGGCCTCCCAGCTGCACGCGCGACCCGGACCACGGTAGCGACACGGCGATCTCGCACACAAAGTGCGCTGCCGCATCGATCGATGCCGACCTTCGGGTTCGCATGAAACTACTCATTTCCCTCTGGGACTATCTCGGTGGGGTGCAGTCCCCCAGTGACAGCCGAGCTTGCGTTTGGCAATAACGGTCCTTGGGGAAGGCTAGGACGATGCCGGTCCTCTTTCACTAGGAAGTGAAGTGGTCAGAACACGTTGTGGCACGCAGATGCGTTGCGGCGCGGACCTTCTGCGCCGCATCAAGGCGGTCCGACGGAGTAGATGCGGAGTCGATCGAGCGGTTTGGCGACAAGGTCATCGGGTTGCTAACCTCGATTAACATGTCAGAGTTGTTCGATGTGGTGGTCGTGGGAGCGGGGATTTCCGGTATCAGCGCTGCCTGGCACCCGCAGGATCGCTGCCCCGGTAATAGGTACGTAGTTCTAGAGCGCAGAAGTGATCCGGGTGGCACGTGGGATCTGGTCAAGTATCCGGGCATCAGGTCGGACTCAGATATGTGCACGTTCGGATTCCTTCAAGCCCTGGCACTCGGCCAGGTTCACTGTCGACGCGCCGACAATCAAGAACTATCTGCGTGAGGTCGCGACCGAGAACGGCATCCATGAGCACATTCACTTCGGTACCCAGGTCTTGTCTGCCGCTTGGTCGGACGCCAGCCGGCGCTGGACCATCAAGGCGGTTCGGAACGGCTGAGGAATTAGAGCTCGAGGCGCGGTTCGTCTTCATGTGTAGCGGCTATTACAACTACGACGCGGGTTACCGACCAAACTTTCCCGGCGAGGAGAACTTCGGTGGGCCCATATTGCAACCTCAGCACCGGCCCAGAGACCTTGATTATGCCGGTAAAGAACGTCGTCGTTATCGACAGCGGCGCCGGGCACATAACGATGCTGCAACGTTCGCCAACATCGACCGCTTCACCAGAACGGGTCACGAGTTGGCGGCCGATATCATCTTCTACCGCAACAGGATTGAACTTGTGGCTTTTGGGGGCGCCAAGCTTGGTCGTAACGGCCAGGATGTCGACGTCAGCAAGTCGATGACCTATAAGTCGATGTTGCTGTCCGATGTGCCCACCATGGCGTTCACCATGGGCTATATCAATGCATCGTGGACCTTGAGGGCCGACCTGGTATCGGAATACGTTTGTCGCCTGCTCAATTGCATGGACGCGCGCGGCTACGACACCGTCGTAGCCGCTCATCCAGGGAAGATGTCGAAGAAGAACCCTTCGCCGATTTCGCACCAGGCTACTTCCAGCGCGCGATGGACCAGCTACCGAAGGCGGGATCTCGAGGGCCATGGCAGGTAAAACACCAATTACCTCTTCGACATCCGTGAGTGAGATATCGTCAAGACCTGTGGATCGGTGAGTTTCAGGCGACCTGCGATCCGACGGTTTGAGGCTCAGCTGCCGACGGTTCGGGTGTGATGTCGATAGGCCGTTCGAGCGGCTTGCCCTTGTGGAAGACGGCGCTGGCACGGACGAGGGCGACCAAGTGTGGTGCGTTGACCGCGCGCCAGCGGGCCTGGGCGGCCTCGATTAGCTTGTAGGCCATCGCCAGCCAGGCCGCGCGGGAGCCCGGCCCTTTGGTGACTTTGGTCCTCAAACGTACTGTCGCAAAGGTACTTTCGATCGGATTTGTGGTGCGAAGGTGGATCCAATGCTCGGCGGGATACCGGTAGAACTCCAAAAACACCTCGGCGTCGTCGACGATCTTGGGCGACCGCTTTGGGGTATTTGGCGCCGTAGTCGATCTCGAACGCTTTGATCGCGAGCTGGGCTTTGTCGATATCCTCGGCATTGTAGATCTCCTTCATCGCCGCGACTGCACCCTGGGTGCACCGATTTCGGCAGTGCGGCAAGAATATTGGCCTGCTTATGCCACCAGCAGCGCTACTCTCGAATATCCGGGAACACCTCCCGCACGCCTTGCAGAAGCCCAGGGCGCCGTCGCCGACCGCGAGCACCGCTGCGGTCATGGCGCGGCGGCGGCAATCGCGCAGCAAATCAGCCCAGAACTCAGTCGATCCCCGGAAGCCGTCAGCCAGCCCGACGAGCTCCATGCGGCCATCAGCACGGACCCCGATCATTACCAGCAAACAGAGTTTCTCCACCTCAAGGCGCACCTTGAGGTGGATGCCATCCACCCACAAATACAGGTAATCGGTGCTGGATAAGTCACGCTTGCCGAAGGCTTTGGCCTCGTCCTGCCGCTGCGCGGTCAGCCGAGTAATCTCGGTCGCCGAGAGCGCCGCGCCCGTGCCGAGGAAATGCTCCGGCGCCGGGCCGAAATCCCCGCTGGACAGCCCGTGCAGGCACAGCAGCGGCAACACCTCGGTCATCTGCGGCGACTTGCGCGCCCACGCCGGCAAAATCGGGGAGGAAAACCGGCACCGCTCACCGGTGTCAGCGTCGATGCGCTTGTCGTTGACCCGCGGGGCCTTGACCGGCACCGCCCCAGCGGCCGTCAACACGGTCCGCTCCTCGTGGTAGCCGTTGCGCACCACTAGGCGATGCCCATTCTCGTCAACCTGATCGGTGAACTGCGCGATATAGGCCGACTTCTGTCCGTGGCCATGAAAAAGTACCCACTGGTGGCCAAGTGGAGGTATCCGCTGGTGGCCGGATAAAAGTACCCACCCCGTGTTCGTCGTGTCGATCAGGAACTGCGGGCCCCGGTGGTGACGGTGAAGGTGCCAACCACTCATCGTCACCACCGGGGAGTTCCATTGAAGTCTGCGAGGGACCGCATGGACATCATTTCTGCTTATCAACAAGTCGGGTCATACCGCGGCGCCGCGCAGCTGTGCGGCACCACCCATAGGACCGTCAAGAAAGTCGTCGAGAAATTCGAAGCCGGTGAGAGCGCACCGCCGCGGGTCGAGCGGGCCCACAATTACGATGCGGTGGCCGATCTGGTCGCCGAGCGTGTCGAGAAGTCGGCGGGTCGGATGTCGGCGAAGCGGATGTTGCCGATCGCGAAGGCCGCCGGTTACGACGGGTCGGCACGCAACTTCCGTCGCCTCGTTGCTGAGGCGAAGGTGTTGTGGCGCAACGAACATCACCGGGGACGTCGCCCGGCGGTGTGGTCACCGGGTGAGTATCTGGTGATCGACTGGGCCCAAGCCGCACCCGGGTTGTTCCTGTTCTGCGCAGTGCTGGCGTTCTCCCGGTGGCGCTTCGTCGCGTTCGCCACCGACCAGAAGGCGTCCACGACGTTGGCGTTGATCGCCGAAGCGATGGCCGGGATAGGTGGTGTCCCGGCCCGGGTGCTGGCCGACCGGATGGCCTGTCTGAAGGGCGGCGTGGTCGCCAACGTGGTGATCCCTACCGCCGAATACGTCCGGCTGGCAGGTCATTACGGTTTCGCGCCGGACTTCTGCCATGCATCCGACCCTAAATCGAAGGGCATCGTGGAGAACTTGTGCGGCTACGCCCAACGCGACCTCGCCGTCCCGCTGCTCACCGACGCCGCCATCGCCGGGGTGCCGGTTGATCTGCGTGCTGCCAACGTTGCGGCCAGGGCGTGGTGTCTGGAGGTCAATGCCGCGGTGCATTCGGAGATCTGTGCGGTCCCCGATGAGCAACTGCTGATCGAACGGGAACTCCTGCAACCGTTGCCGTCGCTGCAACTTCGAATCGGGGCACCGTCGGTGATCCGCAAGGTCGACCGGCTGTCGTGTGTCCGGTATGCCTCGGCCCGCTACTCGGTGCCCACCCGAC is part of the Mycobacterium sp. HUMS_12744610 genome and encodes:
- a CDS encoding transposase, producing the protein MPRISTKPSSRSKRSRSTTAPNTPKRSPKIVDDAEVFLEFYRYPAEHWIHLRTTNPIESTFATVRLRTKVTKGPGSRAAWLAMAYKLIEAAQARWRAVNAPHLVALVRASAVFHKGKPLERPIDITPEPSAAEPQTVGSQVA
- a CDS encoding cytochrome P450 produces the protein MTVSASAPKSSVERRSARSYDSADLSSTAFWAGTAADREKTYAELRRRAPISWHPRVEHTMIDDEDDQGFWAVVTHPLLVEATRRHDDFLSGQGIVMESIPQELLDTAQGFIAMDPPRHTKIRRLLASAFTPKQMRLTSHQIEANAKRVVDGLAPQGEADFVDQCAALLPMHNIFDMMGVPDSMRRDIAWESRYAGGWSDPEVMGEDPVIPRLFQAMGFLGDGAREIIAARRRQPEDDLMTNLVQAEVDGEQLTDDEIVSFFILLTIAGNDTTRQSTSHAMKALTDFPDQRAWLMEDFDGRIKGAVEEFVRWATPIMTFRRTAARDCELGGQQITEGDKIILFYSSANWDTTVFTNPEKFDLSRDPNPHVSFGGGGIHHCLGNQLARQQLAALFRELLHRLPDIEVCGPPSYTVSTFFHGVNHLPVRFTPNA
- a CDS encoding ferredoxin, with translation MKIRVDRNRCSSIGMCEGLAPDFFEVRHDGQLNIVNPEPPECHRSLIEEAVSCCPTGALAVED
- a CDS encoding BtrH N-terminal domain-containing protein produces the protein MARVEVPYRHELGGHCGSGALRDLTEWAGLRWGVHAPREGLVFALSGTLDFSYARSDELFPPVYLVGRGPDLEEQYLTNVGAQFEIRATDDGDLGWKWVTDQLDRRTPVMVWADIAHLPYLRARLSMSRHDIVITGYDDDRGVALVVDNDRDSVQLVPYEDLRRARSSTGFPVPTRHTAYIVDWPTTAPDLAAIAGPALIRSAQAMAAITDSRGLTVTRDPEAQKDGLDGVEHFAVDVAAWPDALDDHNLESALFALWAFIEKAGTGGGLFRALQADGCRSIANLLHSEAALEASRAAREVSTAWTEVARMAYNPGTPLRARAAATAAAAERVPDAEKRLTESLFAAGAALT
- the istA gene encoding IS21 family transposase; protein product: MKSARDRMDIISAYQQVGSYRGAAQLCGTTHRTVKKVVEKFEAGESAPPRVERAHNYDAVADLVAERVEKSAGRMSAKRMLPIAKAAGYDGSARNFRRLVAEAKVLWRNEHHRGRRPAVWSPGEYLVIDWAQAAPGLFLFCAVLAFSRWRFVAFATDQKASTTLALIAEAMAGIGGVPARVLADRMACLKGGVVANVVIPTAEYVRLAGHYGFAPDFCHASDPKSKGIVENLCGYAQRDLAVPLLTDAAIAGVPVDLRAANVAARAWCLEVNAAVHSEICAVPDEQLLIERELLQPLPSLQLRIGAPSVIRKVDRLSCVRYASARYSVPTRLIGTSVAVVVDHGALCIVEPATGVIVAEHELGAPGSASVLDDHYDGPRPEPSRGPRPKTHAEQQFCTLGEDAQAFLVGAAAIGNTRLGSELEVLLALGAAHGTDALVGALRRAVAFRRFRAIDVRSILAAGAGTPQPRPAGDALILDLPVAPTRSLAAYTVNPAADGGATS
- a CDS encoding TetR/AcrR family transcriptional regulator, which gives rise to MREQVLRAARDLTIEKGWHRVRMSEVAKLVGVSRPTLYKEFTDKQGLGDALVVSEGERFLNGIHAVSAQHAGDVRGGITAAVSYTLEEAEASPLLKAVLTSNRPTDKTVSETTGMLPLLPTSASLLELSSAALVTWFNEHFPGLDADDVHEVADALVRLTVSHVVLPSADASLTGERISRIALRYLGADPARPFTQRRFLSGC
- a CDS encoding LLM class flavin-dependent oxidoreductase; amino-acid sequence: MSTYGLSVVAPELAAMKATAAAADQAGFDAVWASEFYTRSGSISMAAMATSTNRCRIGSSILYGIGRSPLVLATETRDLDELSGGRVVLGIGNGTKRMMSDWHSVTDTSAPALRVEELVPLIRRIWNLHEGPVRHEGRFYNMNLVPTGPVEPPARNIPIVTAAVRPRMCEAAGRVADGLAGHPLFTTAYVEEVVRPAVAKGAQRTGRDPNGVEIVSMVMCSIHDDPEIARREVAQQIAFYASVRTYEPLLDFCGFAKQGAVIREAFTRSDFQAMFNAVTDDMIDVMGVAGTADEVRNGLRRYEGVLDHIMLYPPSVGTAPERVGQNVDDLIKHCAPPNMPPASQLHARPGPR
- a CDS encoding flavin-containing monooxygenase; the encoded protein is MNMTEQRSVKVAIIGAGMSGLCMAIKLQDAGIDSYTIFEQAEDVGGTWRDNTYPGLTCDIPSRYYSYSFRPNPNWSHLLPPGPEIQAYFQQVADERAIRPHIKFGAEVISARYDDERWRITTDDSEETFDVLVTATGVLRVPRYPDIPGQESFAGPVFHSAEWDHSVTLRDKRVGLIGTGSTGIQIIAELGGKVSRLTVFQRTAQWVFPMPNPHYSPLIQAALTRWPRLNGLGYWFWGLVVRRIFGRAPIRPGFQRRLVQTLCRWNLRLSVRDPQLRAKLTPKDQPMCKRQIMAGHFYRSVQQPGVEVINETIDHIEPRGVITADGTLHELDLLVYATGFDARAYVRPLTVVGERGLTLDEAWADGPTAYRSVAVPGFPNLFMLMGPHSPIGNQSLIPVAEDQADYVLWWINRIREGRIVAAAPTKLATKGYNDSMKAAMPQTIWVTGCNSWYLGKDGLPELFPWTPERHRELLRAPEIADFELR